From one Pseudomonadota bacterium genomic stretch:
- a CDS encoding homocysteine S-methyltransferase family protein, whose protein sequence is MALSDLHARLAVGEIVILDGGTGTELERRNVPMNDDAWCALATEVDPDAVRQVHEDYIAAGADVITANTYASSRNMLGPAGMGDKVAPLNRRAVEIARDARDRAAGDRDVVVAASMSHMMPMVAGEARNDPDALPSPDQLVANARELAGIIKDGGADLIIMEMMSRPSQMKPLIEAAHETGLPVWVGMSARLEDDGRVVSFAWENYPFDEVVDAAIQAGGGAVMGPMHTNVHVIGPALDILRKHWSGPMMAYPDSGYFKMPQWQFDDIIPPAGLVEEARGWIDQGASAIGGCCGIGVEHIRLLNASLRGDATHVEQAGD, encoded by the coding sequence ATGGCTCTAAGCGACCTTCACGCGCGATTGGCGGTAGGCGAGATCGTCATCCTGGACGGCGGCACGGGCACTGAGCTTGAACGCCGCAACGTCCCGATGAACGACGATGCCTGGTGCGCGCTGGCAACCGAAGTCGACCCGGATGCCGTGCGCCAGGTCCACGAGGACTACATCGCCGCCGGCGCCGACGTGATTACCGCCAACACCTATGCCAGTTCCCGCAACATGCTGGGGCCGGCCGGCATGGGCGACAAGGTTGCGCCGCTCAATCGACGCGCCGTCGAGATCGCCCGAGACGCGCGCGACCGAGCCGCCGGTGACCGCGACGTCGTGGTCGCGGCCTCGATGTCGCATATGATGCCGATGGTCGCCGGTGAGGCACGCAACGATCCCGATGCCTTGCCGTCACCCGACCAACTTGTTGCCAATGCCCGCGAGTTGGCCGGTATCATCAAGGACGGCGGCGCCGACCTCATCATCATGGAGATGATGTCGCGCCCGTCCCAGATGAAGCCCCTGATCGAAGCGGCGCATGAGACTGGTCTGCCTGTCTGGGTCGGTATGAGCGCGCGCTTGGAAGACGACGGCCGGGTCGTCTCCTTCGCCTGGGAAAATTACCCGTTCGATGAGGTGGTCGACGCCGCGATCCAGGCCGGCGGCGGTGCGGTCATGGGACCGATGCACACCAATGTTCACGTGATCGGCCCGGCGCTCGACATCCTGCGCAAACACTGGTCCGGTCCGATGATGGCCTATCCGGACTCCGGCTACTTCAAGATGCCGCAATGGCAGTTCGACGACATCATTCCTCCGGCCGGACTGGTCGAGGAAGCGAGGGGTTGGATCGACCAGGGCGCGTCGGCCATCGGCGGCTGTTGCGGCATCGGCGTCGAGCACATCCGCCTGTTGAACGCATCACTTCGCGGCGATGCCACGCATGTTGAACAAGCGGGCGACTAG
- a CDS encoding amino acid racemase — protein MPQHIGIAACSAEGASLCYRTICTEGPAMLGGHAHPEITMHTHSLQEYTECLGRGDMQGVADLMLASAEKLAAAGADFLICPDNTIHQAFDRVEPRSPLPWLHIADVVAHMAVSRGCRSLALTGTRWLVESDVYPDKLRGQGLRCVTPDADERGRIDHIIMDELVRGITKPESTTYILKVIERLGDQGCDAVILGCTELPIVVDDRNSPLPTLDSTRLLARAALRRAVSD, from the coding sequence ATCCCACAACACATCGGCATTGCCGCCTGTTCGGCCGAAGGCGCCTCACTGTGCTATCGCACAATCTGCACCGAGGGACCGGCGATGTTGGGCGGTCACGCCCATCCCGAAATCACCATGCACACCCACTCATTGCAGGAGTACACCGAATGCCTGGGGCGCGGTGACATGCAGGGTGTTGCCGATCTGATGCTGGCTTCGGCCGAGAAGCTGGCGGCGGCGGGCGCCGACTTCCTGATCTGTCCTGACAACACGATTCACCAAGCCTTCGATCGGGTCGAGCCGCGCTCGCCGCTGCCATGGTTGCACATCGCCGACGTCGTCGCCCACATGGCCGTCAGTCGCGGCTGCCGCAGTCTGGCCCTGACGGGAACGCGCTGGTTGGTCGAGAGCGATGTCTATCCCGATAAACTCCGTGGCCAAGGCTTGCGGTGCGTAACCCCAGACGCTGACGAGCGTGGCAGAATCGATCACATCATCATGGACGAGTTGGTGCGCGGCATTACCAAGCCGGAATCAACAACCTACATCTTGAAGGTGATCGAGCGCCTCGGTGACCAAGGCTGCGACGCGGTCATACTGGGATGCACGGAACTGCCGATCGTTGTCGATGACAGAAATTCGCCGCTGCCAACGCTTGATTCGACACGCCTTCTGGCCCGCGCGGCACTACGCCGGGCCGTGAGCGATTAG
- a CDS encoding enoyl-CoA hydratase/isomerase family protein yields the protein MSEETTNKNRFVVEKDRHIAWLIFDRPEKLNAMSSQGWRDFGRHLRELIEDREIRCLILAGEGRGFLAGHDVGEMVEHVEQFETGEYTLGDLHENQKLLQETTRLIRKARFPVIAAVQGVAVGAGCEVTLACDLVVAAEGTLFGFPEVNVGVTITNGGTWLLPRKVGLARARELAYTGDFIDAEEAYRIGLANRVVPAGNLREEAEKLANRIASRAPLPVQLHKTMIDRGQEASLETMLNFETESLVVTARTRDHGEGARAFFEKRDPRFTGT from the coding sequence ATGAGCGAGGAAACCACCAACAAGAACCGGTTTGTGGTCGAAAAGGACCGCCATATCGCCTGGCTGATCTTCGACCGGCCGGAAAAACTTAACGCCATGTCGAGCCAGGGATGGCGCGACTTCGGCCGTCACCTGCGTGAATTGATCGAAGACCGCGAGATCCGCTGTCTGATCCTGGCCGGCGAAGGACGCGGGTTTCTGGCCGGTCACGATGTCGGCGAAATGGTCGAGCACGTCGAGCAGTTCGAGACCGGCGAGTACACTCTGGGCGACCTGCATGAAAACCAGAAGTTGCTGCAGGAGACGACACGGCTGATCCGCAAGGCACGTTTTCCCGTCATCGCCGCCGTCCAAGGCGTCGCCGTCGGCGCCGGGTGCGAGGTGACACTCGCCTGCGACCTCGTCGTGGCAGCAGAGGGCACGCTGTTCGGTTTCCCGGAAGTCAATGTCGGTGTCACCATCACCAATGGCGGCACCTGGTTGCTGCCGCGCAAGGTCGGGCTCGCTCGGGCGCGCGAACTTGCCTATACCGGCGACTTCATCGATGCCGAGGAAGCCTATCGCATAGGCTTGGCCAACCGTGTCGTTCCCGCCGGCAACCTGCGCGAGGAGGCTGAGAAGCTCGCAAACCGCATCGCCAGCCGCGCGCCCCTGCCCGTCCAGCTACACAAGACGATGATCGATCGCGGCCAGGAAGCCTCGCTCGAAACCATGCTGAACTTTGAAACGGAGTCCCTGGTCGTCACCGCAAGAACACGGGATCATGGCGAAGGCGCACGTGCCTTTTTCGAGAAACGGGATCCGCGGTTCACGGGAACCTAA
- a CDS encoding phytanoyl-CoA dioxygenase family protein yields MAQSGIETVDPTVGAEDLDAILKRDGCVIVADAIDHGAIDRLLSDLAPYLQQKSCGEGDFVGYHTKRLHSLFNKSKAIPDFIVHDKVLETMDLTLGPWCDSYQLNSNSITAIGPDETPQPLHRDDLLYPLAHPSERNACCTAFWALTDFTEENGATRLIPGSHLWDDERVPQNEETVPAVMPKGSFCVFLGGTYHGGGRNVTSDEWRIAMFAGYALGWLRQEQNWYLSLTADEVRRMPEVLARLLGFNLHKPFLGWVQDFQDPYDIIHGYQELSSGGNDLFADGAERPIQGDKVNVA; encoded by the coding sequence ATGGCTCAGTCCGGAATCGAAACCGTTGATCCGACAGTTGGTGCGGAAGATCTCGATGCGATCTTGAAGCGGGATGGTTGTGTTATTGTCGCGGATGCCATCGACCACGGCGCGATCGACCGCCTGCTCAGCGACCTCGCTCCTTATCTCCAGCAGAAGTCGTGCGGCGAAGGTGATTTCGTCGGCTATCACACCAAGCGGCTTCACTCGCTCTTCAACAAGAGCAAGGCGATCCCGGACTTCATCGTCCACGACAAGGTACTGGAAACCATGGATCTGACGCTGGGCCCGTGGTGCGACAGCTACCAGCTCAACTCGAATTCGATCACGGCAATCGGGCCGGACGAGACGCCTCAGCCGCTGCATCGCGACGATTTGCTATATCCGCTCGCTCACCCCAGTGAACGCAATGCCTGTTGCACAGCCTTTTGGGCGTTGACGGACTTTACGGAAGAGAACGGCGCGACGCGCCTGATCCCCGGGAGCCACCTTTGGGACGATGAGCGTGTGCCCCAAAATGAGGAAACCGTCCCAGCGGTCATGCCGAAAGGCTCGTTCTGCGTCTTCCTGGGCGGCACTTACCACGGCGGTGGCCGTAACGTGACGTCGGACGAGTGGCGCATCGCGATGTTCGCCGGCTATGCGCTGGGCTGGCTGAGGCAAGAGCAGAACTGGTACTTGTCGCTCACCGCTGACGAAGTCCGGCGGATGCCGGAGGTCCTGGCGCGCCTGCTGGGTTTCAATTTGCACAAACCATTCCTGGGGTGGGTCCAGGACTTCCAAGACCCCTATGACATCATCCACGGCTACCAGGAACTGTCTTCGGGCGGCAACGACCTGTTTGCCGACGGCGCCGAACGGCCGATCCAGGGCGACAAGGTCAACGTCGCATAG
- a CDS encoding TylF/MycF/NovP-related O-methyltransferase, translated as MAQIDTARHDRPSLRSVLRGLLEPTGLLPLARRVKWHLQARGWLRWTPLVSSQQYSAGCDSAIQKLREDGHSFGSYLEFGVSRGTSMSCMHHALRKAGLSDITLFGFDSFEGMPAEAAEQGWDPGRFASAMSMTERYLGDHGVDVNDVRLVKGWFQDTLTDEAAAELGIEKASLIMVDCDIYSASKEALTFCAPLIKDKAIIFFDDWGSRFNKGAIGQNEAFNEFIADNPDLSAEPLAAYSSDARVFLVHRSGGQT; from the coding sequence ATGGCACAGATCGACACCGCTCGGCACGACCGCCCCAGTCTGCGTTCCGTACTCCGAGGCCTACTTGAGCCGACGGGGCTTCTGCCCCTGGCACGCCGCGTCAAATGGCACCTGCAGGCGCGCGGTTGGCTTCGCTGGACGCCGCTGGTGTCCTCGCAACAGTATTCGGCGGGATGTGACTCGGCGATTCAGAAGCTACGGGAAGACGGCCACAGCTTTGGCAGCTATCTTGAGTTCGGTGTCAGCCGCGGCACGTCCATGTCGTGCATGCACCACGCCCTGCGTAAGGCCGGCCTTTCCGACATTACCTTGTTCGGCTTTGATTCGTTCGAAGGCATGCCCGCCGAGGCGGCCGAGCAGGGTTGGGATCCCGGCCGTTTCGCATCCGCCATGTCCATGACCGAACGTTACCTGGGCGATCATGGCGTCGACGTTAATGATGTCCGCTTGGTGAAGGGTTGGTTTCAAGACACGCTGACAGACGAAGCGGCTGCGGAGCTGGGGATCGAAAAGGCCAGCCTGATAATGGTCGATTGCGACATCTACTCCGCTTCGAAGGAGGCGCTGACGTTCTGTGCGCCGCTGATTAAAGACAAGGCCATCATCTTCTTCGACGACTGGGGCTCCCGCTTTAACAAAGGCGCGATTGGCCAAAATGAAGCGTTCAATGAGTTCATCGCGGACAATCCCGATCTTTCCGCCGAGCCACTGGCGGCCTATTCGTCCGACGCTCGCGTGTTCCTGGTCCACCGGTCGGGCGGTCAAACGTAA
- a CDS encoding phytanoyl-CoA dioxygenase family protein: MASQRTLTPDEIVAYHRDGYVVIPGFLSTDELAPMQQAIQDDPSIGGRLTTVHDGSQKTQHDYLGWVRHGDDWLGTCTRLARIVDGAATLIGEPVYHFHSKLVKKPAGRSGKVVWHQDYGGWYQDGCLMPDMLTCIVALTPAAEESGCLHMLKGSHRMGRVDRIRDDHAYANINPARLTGMLDRFDDVAVELAPGDGLYFHGNVVHSSGDNSADHDRLLLEFSYNGVSNAPVFDNQDHHAVKPMVIAPDDALRNGDYVGVFGSTPLNDLNDPNDEGYTIYYRDSFPDLS, encoded by the coding sequence ATGGCGAGTCAACGCACCCTGACACCAGACGAGATTGTCGCCTATCACCGCGACGGGTATGTCGTTATCCCAGGTTTCCTGAGCACCGATGAGCTGGCGCCCATGCAGCAGGCGATCCAGGACGATCCCAGCATCGGCGGGCGCCTGACCACGGTCCACGACGGCAGTCAGAAGACGCAGCACGATTATCTAGGGTGGGTGCGCCACGGCGATGACTGGCTGGGCACGTGCACGCGGCTTGCCCGTATCGTCGACGGTGCGGCGACGTTGATCGGGGAGCCGGTCTATCACTTCCATTCCAAGCTGGTGAAAAAACCTGCCGGTCGCAGCGGCAAGGTGGTCTGGCACCAGGATTATGGCGGCTGGTATCAGGACGGTTGCCTGATGCCCGATATGCTGACCTGTATCGTCGCGCTGACGCCGGCGGCCGAGGAAAGCGGGTGCCTGCATATGCTGAAGGGTTCGCACAGAATGGGTCGTGTCGATCGCATTCGCGACGACCACGCCTACGCCAACATCAACCCGGCCCGCCTTACCGGCATGCTCGACCGTTTCGATGATGTGGCGGTCGAGCTGGCGCCAGGCGACGGCCTCTATTTTCATGGCAATGTCGTTCACTCCTCGGGGGACAACAGTGCCGACCATGACCGGTTGCTGCTGGAGTTTTCCTATAACGGCGTGAGCAACGCGCCGGTCTTCGACAACCAGGATCACCATGCCGTCAAGCCGATGGTGATCGCGCCCGATGACGCCCTGCGCAACGGCGACTACGTCGGCGTATTCGGATCAACGCCGCTGAACGATCTTAACGACCCGAACGACGAGGGTTACACCATCTACTACCGTGACAGTTTTCCCGACCTGAGTTGA
- a CDS encoding AMP-binding protein, translating into MPQVDPRDDQSVGKVLAKRVESHGDAPFLICDDDVVFSYRDADRASNRVANALAGLGIQPGETVLVMMPNVAEFAFVWLGLGKCGAIQVPVNTAYRGNLLVHVMNDSSASTMIVEAQFLERVADVADKLEHLERLIVFDRVGGAVSIPAPLASMRHVDFATLLEAPETPRECLPSYRDIKAVMYTSGTTGPSKGVMITHAHAYTYAHGGVDLMDLAPGDVYYAPLPLFHIAGQWAMVYAAMIGGAAAVITERFSVERFWYDAKRFNASVTFFLGAMANFLSGQPEQPDDKDTPIDRALVVPMFPEVYAFGKRFGMRIKTTYGSTEVNAPHRLDYDHPDWKTCGYLDDEFFEAKIVDEHDEEVPNGTVGEFCIRAKEPWLLMAGYWRHPEWTETAWRNLWLHSGDAMYRGDDGFYYFADRVKDSIRRRGENISSMEVENEVNSHPAVLESAVFPVPSEHTEDEVMASIVVKEGEALDPIDLIRFLEPRMAYFMVPRFVDIVTALPKTPTGKIQKFELRGQGVTPTTWDRESAGIKLKR; encoded by the coding sequence ATGCCACAAGTCGATCCGCGTGACGATCAAAGCGTCGGCAAGGTACTGGCCAAGCGAGTCGAGAGCCATGGCGACGCGCCGTTCCTGATCTGCGACGACGATGTCGTTTTCTCCTATCGGGATGCGGACCGCGCCTCCAACCGGGTCGCCAACGCGCTCGCGGGACTGGGTATCCAGCCAGGCGAAACCGTGCTTGTCATGATGCCTAACGTGGCGGAGTTCGCGTTCGTTTGGTTGGGCCTCGGCAAGTGCGGCGCGATCCAGGTGCCCGTCAACACCGCCTATCGCGGCAATCTGCTTGTGCATGTGATGAACGATTCCTCGGCGAGCACGATGATCGTCGAGGCGCAGTTCCTGGAACGTGTGGCGGATGTCGCCGACAAGCTGGAACACCTGGAACGCCTGATCGTATTCGATCGCGTTGGTGGCGCCGTATCGATACCGGCGCCCCTCGCCTCCATGCGGCATGTGGACTTCGCCACGCTGCTCGAGGCCCCGGAGACGCCGCGCGAGTGCCTTCCCAGCTATCGCGACATCAAAGCAGTGATGTACACCTCCGGCACGACAGGCCCATCCAAAGGCGTGATGATTACCCATGCCCATGCCTATACCTACGCCCATGGTGGCGTCGATCTGATGGACCTGGCGCCGGGCGATGTCTACTACGCGCCCTTGCCGCTGTTTCACATCGCTGGCCAGTGGGCGATGGTTTATGCCGCGATGATTGGCGGCGCGGCTGCCGTCATCACCGAACGCTTCAGCGTCGAGCGGTTCTGGTACGACGCCAAACGGTTCAACGCGTCCGTCACGTTTTTTCTGGGCGCCATGGCGAACTTCCTCTCCGGTCAGCCCGAACAGCCGGACGACAAGGACACGCCCATCGATCGCGCACTGGTCGTGCCGATGTTCCCTGAGGTCTATGCCTTCGGGAAACGGTTCGGCATGCGCATTAAGACGACCTACGGGTCGACCGAGGTTAACGCGCCCCATCGCCTGGACTACGACCACCCCGACTGGAAGACCTGCGGCTACCTCGATGACGAATTCTTCGAAGCCAAGATCGTCGACGAACATGATGAAGAGGTGCCGAACGGCACGGTTGGAGAGTTTTGTATTCGCGCTAAGGAACCCTGGCTTCTGATGGCAGGTTATTGGCGTCACCCCGAATGGACGGAGACCGCGTGGCGAAACCTGTGGCTTCATTCCGGTGACGCCATGTACCGCGGTGATGACGGTTTCTATTACTTCGCCGACCGTGTGAAGGACTCCATAAGGCGCCGCGGCGAGAACATTTCGTCCATGGAGGTCGAGAACGAGGTCAACAGCCATCCGGCCGTGCTCGAATCCGCTGTCTTTCCGGTACCCAGCGAACACACCGAAGACGAGGTTATGGCGAGCATTGTGGTCAAGGAAGGCGAGGCCCTTGATCCGATCGATCTCATTCGGTTTCTGGAGCCGCGTATGGCCTATTTCATGGTGCCCCGCTTCGTCGACATTGTGACTGCGCTGCCCAAGACACCGACCGGCAAGATCCAGAAGTTTGAGTTGCGCGGCCAAGGCGTGACGCCAACCACATGGGATCGGGAATCCGCTGGAATCAAGCTGAAGCGTTGA
- a CDS encoding extracellular solute-binding protein, producing the protein MTKIMDIQEFRSRLDNRDISRRDVHKVLASAGLGTVMLPAIPGVANAQSLGTDADLMVFTWAGYDVAELAGTYIEKHDALPSFTLWGEEEEAFQKMRAGFRPDIAWPCSYSLKRWWDAGLLANLDTSRLEHWGDVFPTLKTIDGAQIEGEQVFFPLDWGNSSVLFRPDLAPEYAGAENHSWMILFDEKYAGRLGIYDSVDGVFGVVGAVIGAENPFDMTDEELERATEMMRQQRDVLRWYWTDITAVEQGLATGELVASYAWNSSVVELKKQGVEIEYMNPKEGIYTWVCGLVHIATGEGNQDKVYDYLNAVSSVESGIFEITEYGYGHSNMKAFEAVPAETLADLGLSDPQTFLADSRFFSEIPPATREKYIALFDEIKAGF; encoded by the coding sequence ATGACAAAGATTATGGATATTCAGGAGTTCCGGTCGCGCTTGGACAACCGCGACATTTCACGCCGAGACGTCCACAAAGTCTTGGCCTCGGCCGGTTTGGGTACGGTGATGTTGCCGGCGATCCCCGGTGTCGCGAATGCCCAGAGCCTGGGCACCGATGCCGACCTTATGGTGTTTACGTGGGCTGGCTACGATGTCGCTGAGCTGGCAGGCACCTACATCGAGAAGCACGACGCCCTGCCTTCCTTCACCTTGTGGGGTGAGGAAGAAGAGGCTTTCCAGAAGATGCGCGCCGGCTTCCGGCCTGATATCGCCTGGCCGTGCTCCTACAGCCTGAAGCGCTGGTGGGACGCCGGCCTGCTGGCGAACCTGGACACCAGCCGTCTGGAGCATTGGGGTGATGTCTTTCCAACGCTCAAGACGATTGACGGTGCCCAGATCGAAGGCGAGCAGGTCTTCTTCCCGCTCGACTGGGGCAACAGTTCGGTTCTGTTCCGGCCCGACCTTGCGCCGGAGTATGCTGGCGCCGAGAACCACTCATGGATGATCCTGTTCGATGAGAAGTATGCCGGACGTCTCGGCATCTACGACTCCGTCGACGGTGTTTTCGGCGTGGTCGGTGCGGTAATCGGCGCAGAGAACCCGTTCGACATGACCGATGAGGAATTGGAACGCGCGACCGAAATGATGCGCCAGCAACGCGATGTCCTGCGTTGGTACTGGACCGACATCACCGCGGTCGAGCAAGGCCTGGCAACCGGGGAACTCGTCGCGTCCTATGCTTGGAACAGCTCCGTCGTCGAGCTCAAGAAACAAGGCGTCGAGATCGAGTACATGAACCCCAAGGAAGGTATCTACACCTGGGTTTGCGGACTCGTTCACATCGCCACCGGCGAAGGCAATCAGGACAAAGTCTACGATTATCTGAACGCCGTCTCCTCAGTCGAGTCCGGCATTTTCGAGATTACCGAATACGGTTACGGCCACTCCAACATGAAGGCGTTCGAGGCGGTGCCGGCCGAAACTCTGGCCGACTTGGGACTGTCCGATCCACAAACGTTCCTGGCGGACAGCCGTTTCTTCTCTGAGATTCCGCCGGCGACGCGTGAGAAGTACATCGCGCTGTTCGACGAAATAAAGGCTGGTTTCTGA